One stretch of Dehalococcoidales bacterium DNA includes these proteins:
- a CDS encoding Ni/Fe hydrogenase subunit alpha: MTRKIVIEPVTRIEGHGKVTIHLNEQGNVDKTYLHVTQVRGFEKFCEGRLFWEMPVITPRICGICPVSHHLAAAKAGDAILGVKLTPTADKLRRLLHMAQMVQSHALHFFHLASPDLIFGMEADPAKRNVIGVIAAMPDAAVKGVKLRAFGQKIIEAMGHKRVHPNAAVPGGMNRALHSDKRDEILSQIDDIIADCQFAVDLFKDYCDKNGEVAESFADFKSAYLGLVDDNGNAEYYDGKLRLKDQDGMTLEDDVAPEDYLSIIEEKVEDWSYLKFPYYKKMGYPAGMYRVGPLGRLNVADGCTTPLADKEFKEFKKLGKNGILQGSLYYHYARLIEMLNCAEEIKALTGDKDICSTDIWLNSDCLNEEGVGVIEAPRGTLFHHYWVDKTGKMLKANLIVATGHNNLAMNRAVNEVAHAFIKDGKVTEGILNRVEVAIRCYDPCLSCSSHALGHMPLELTIHEADGSIRQVLRS; this comes from the coding sequence ATGACCAGGAAAATTGTTATTGAGCCGGTTACCCGAATCGAGGGGCACGGCAAAGTTACCATCCATCTCAACGAACAGGGTAATGTAGACAAGACCTATCTTCACGTTACTCAGGTGAGGGGTTTTGAGAAATTTTGTGAAGGAAGACTCTTCTGGGAGATGCCGGTAATTACCCCCCGAATCTGCGGCATCTGCCCGGTAAGCCATCACCTGGCGGCGGCTAAGGCCGGAGATGCCATCCTGGGTGTTAAACTAACGCCTACTGCCGATAAGCTGCGGCGGCTGCTTCATATGGCGCAGATGGTCCAGTCCCACGCGCTTCACTTCTTCCATCTGGCCAGTCCCGATCTGATCTTCGGTATGGAAGCCGACCCGGCAAAACGGAACGTCATCGGGGTTATTGCCGCAATGCCCGATGCTGCCGTGAAGGGGGTCAAACTACGCGCCTTCGGACAGAAGATAATAGAGGCAATGGGACACAAGAGAGTCCACCCCAATGCCGCCGTTCCGGGGGGAATGAACCGCGCCCTGCACAGTGACAAGCGTGATGAAATCTTAAGCCAGATTGACGATATCATCGCCGACTGCCAGTTTGCCGTTGACCTGTTCAAAGACTACTGTGATAAAAATGGCGAGGTTGCTGAAAGCTTCGCTGATTTTAAGAGCGCCTATCTCGGGCTGGTCGATGATAACGGCAATGCCGAGTACTACGACGGTAAACTCAGGCTGAAGGACCAAGACGGCATGACACTGGAAGACGACGTGGCCCCGGAAGACTACCTCTCCATCATTGAGGAAAAGGTCGAAGACTGGTCTTACCTCAAGTTCCCCTACTACAAGAAAATGGGCTACCCCGCCGGTATGTACCGGGTAGGTCCGCTGGGACGACTGAATGTCGCCGACGGCTGCACCACTCCCCTGGCAGACAAGGAGTTCAAGGAATTCAAGAAGCTGGGGAAAAACGGTATACTGCAAGGGTCACTATACTATCATTATGCCCGGCTGATCGAAATGCTTAACTGCGCCGAAGAGATAAAGGCGCTTACCGGGGACAAGGACATCTGCTCGACAGACATCTGGCTTAACTCGGACTGTCTGAACGAGGAGGGAGTCGGAGTAATCGAGGCACCCCGGGGGACACTCTTCCATCACTACTGGGTAGACAAAACCGGTAAGATGCTCAAGGCCAACCTGATTGTAGCCACCGGCCACAACAACCTGGCCATGAATCGTGCCGTCAACGAAGTAGCCCATGCCTTCATCAAGGACGGTAAGGTAACCGAAGGAATACTTAACCGTGTTGAGGTCGCCATCCGCTGCTACGACCCATGCCTCTCCTGTTCTTCGCACGCTCTGGGCCATATGCCCCTGGAGCTCACTATCCATGAGGCGGACGGGAGCATTCGCCAAGTTTTAAGGAGCTAG
- a CDS encoding hydrogenase maturation protease: MKTLVLGIGNSILGDDGVGVRVAQELAGKIKNDNIDVRDVGIDGLNLLDLILGYDKLIVIDAVLTEREKVGEVYRFKPENVYDPSRSAISPHHFNLATTIEIGKKLFPGRMPEEVIAFAVGTEEATMVTEEMTGRVKDALPIVVNLVLEELNLN, from the coding sequence ATGAAGACCCTGGTGCTGGGTATCGGTAATTCGATCCTGGGAGACGATGGCGTCGGAGTGCGTGTCGCTCAGGAGTTAGCCGGGAAGATTAAGAACGATAATATTGATGTCAGGGATGTCGGCATAGACGGGTTGAATCTGTTGGATCTGATTCTCGGATACGATAAGTTGATCGTGATCGATGCCGTCCTGACGGAGAGAGAAAAGGTAGGCGAAGTTTACCGGTTCAAGCCGGAGAACGTCTACGATCCTTCACGCTCGGCTATCTCGCCACACCACTTCAACCTGGCAACCACGATTGAAATAGGGAAAAAACTCTTCCCGGGGAGGATGCCGGAAGAGGTCATCGCCTTCGCCGTGGGCACTGAGGAAGCTACTATGGTTACCGAAGAAATGACGGGCAGAGTGAAGGACGCTCTGCCCATAGTGGTAAACCTCGTTCTGGAAGAGCTCAACCTGAATTAA
- the hypB gene encoding hydrogenase nickel incorporation protein HypB, which translates to MEIKVLKNILSANDEIAERNRALLDKNNVFAVNIMASPGAGKTSLILETIRRLKDKIRIGVIEGDITSSVDAEKVGKEGVPVVQINTGGGCHLDANMIQNALGNMTLEDIDLLLIENVGNLVCPAEFAIGDHKKVLVSSTPEGHDKPFKYPLMFHTVDAVLLNKIDLKPYLDFDLEIFSQAVKGINEKVEVIPISCTSGQGIERWLSWLLIQMGRKP; encoded by the coding sequence ATGGAAATAAAAGTACTTAAAAACATTCTCAGTGCTAATGACGAAATAGCGGAAAGAAATCGTGCCCTACTGGACAAGAATAACGTATTTGCTGTGAATATAATGGCCTCTCCCGGTGCCGGTAAAACCAGCCTTATTCTGGAGACGATAAGGAGGCTGAAGGACAAAATCAGGATTGGTGTTATTGAAGGAGACATCACCTCAAGCGTGGATGCTGAGAAGGTGGGTAAGGAGGGTGTCCCTGTGGTTCAGATAAACACCGGCGGCGGCTGCCACCTCGATGCTAATATGATTCAAAATGCCCTGGGTAATATGACTCTTGAGGATATCGACCTGCTTCTTATCGAAAATGTGGGTAATCTGGTCTGTCCTGCCGAATTCGCCATCGGTGACCATAAGAAGGTATTGGTGTCAAGCACTCCTGAGGGGCATGATAAGCCATTCAAATATCCTCTTATGTTCCATACAGTTGATGCCGTGCTGTTGAACAAAATCGACCTTAAGCCTTATCTTGACTTCGACCTCGAGATCTTTTCTCAGGCGGTCAAGGGCATCAACGAAAAGGTAGAGGTCATTCCGATATCCTGTACCAGCGGGCAGGGTATTGAACGGTGGCTCTCCTGGCTTCTTATCCAGATGGGCAGGAAGCCTTAA
- the hypA gene encoding hydrogenase maturation nickel metallochaperone HypA, with amino-acid sequence MHELAITQSMLDIVLDQAEKAEAERVLAVKLSVGELSGFVEESVQFYFNFLVKGTIAEGATVSFTMVPAKARCRNCARVFKLKEFDWSCPDCGQDSIEITDGKELFVESIEVE; translated from the coding sequence ATGCATGAACTTGCTATCACACAGAGTATGCTTGATATCGTTCTGGACCAGGCGGAGAAGGCAGAGGCTGAGCGGGTTTTGGCAGTAAAGCTGTCCGTCGGCGAGTTGTCCGGTTTTGTTGAGGAGTCGGTGCAGTTCTACTTTAATTTTCTGGTCAAGGGTACTATTGCCGAGGGCGCTACCGTCTCCTTTACCATGGTGCCGGCGAAGGCACGCTGCAGGAACTGTGCCCGGGTCTTCAAGCTCAAGGAATTTGATTGGTCCTGTCCTGATTGTGGCCAGGATAGCATAGAAATTACCGACGGTAAGGAACTTTTTGTGGAGAGCATTGAAGTCGAGTAG
- the hypE gene encoding hydrogenase expression/formation protein HypE, translating to MPDRILLTHGSGGSLARELVEKSFLKVLNNPLLARLDDSAVFDFSGTLAFTTDSHVVSPIFFPGGDIGRLAVCGTVNDLAMSGARPLYLSLALIIEEGLAMSDLDRVVASIQRAAEEAGVKIITGDTKVVSRGSADGLFINTAGIGVVPEGVNISGSNAKSGDKVILSGNIGDHSIAVLSKREGLSFATTLESDCAPLGSLVAEMIAVSSSIRCLRDPTRGGLAATLNEIAGQSAVGIRIEEEKIPVREEVLGACEMLGLDPLYLANEGKLVAVVPERDAEVVLKAMRANCYGKEAAIVGEVLSESPGRVVMKTGLGTSRIIDMLVGDPLPRIC from the coding sequence TTGCCGGATAGAATTCTGCTTACTCATGGTAGCGGCGGTAGCCTGGCCCGTGAGCTGGTTGAGAAGAGCTTTCTTAAGGTCCTGAATAATCCGCTGCTGGCCAGGCTGGATGACTCTGCCGTCTTTGACTTCAGCGGTACACTCGCATTCACTACGGATAGTCATGTCGTAAGTCCTATTTTTTTCCCTGGCGGTGATATCGGTAGGCTGGCGGTCTGCGGTACGGTCAATGACCTGGCTATGTCGGGGGCCAGACCCCTCTATTTAAGCCTGGCCCTTATTATCGAAGAAGGGCTTGCTATGAGTGACCTGGATCGGGTGGTCGCTTCTATACAGAGGGCGGCTGAAGAAGCGGGGGTGAAGATTATCACCGGGGATACCAAGGTGGTCAGCCGGGGTAGTGCTGACGGGCTCTTTATCAATACTGCCGGTATCGGCGTGGTGCCGGAAGGGGTCAACATTTCCGGCAGTAATGCAAAGTCGGGAGATAAGGTTATCTTGAGTGGAAATATCGGTGATCACAGCATTGCCGTACTGAGCAAGCGGGAAGGATTGAGTTTTGCCACTACTCTTGAGAGTGATTGTGCGCCGCTGGGTAGTCTGGTGGCGGAGATGATAGCCGTCAGCTCCAGTATCCGTTGCCTGCGTGATCCTACCCGGGGGGGGCTGGCGGCTACCTTAAACGAGATAGCCGGTCAGTCGGCTGTGGGCATCCGGATCGAAGAAGAGAAAATTCCGGTGCGGGAAGAGGTCCTGGGTGCCTGCGAGATGCTGGGGCTTGATCCTCTATACCTCGCCAATGAGGGTAAGCTGGTCGCGGTGGTGCCGGAACGAGATGCCGAAGTGGTACTTAAGGCAATGCGGGCAAACTGCTATGGGAAAGAAGCTGCCATCGTTGGTGAGGTGTTATCGGAGAGCCCCGGCCGGGTAGTAATGAAGACCGGGCTGGGAACGTCCCGAATAATTGATATGCTGGTCGGAGACCCGCTGCCGAGGATTTGTTAG
- the hypD gene encoding hydrogenase formation protein HypD produces the protein MRFITEFRSSKLASGLLSQIRLRSRIPARLMEFCGGHTVAIFKHGIRQMLPSTLEMVSGPGCPVCVTANADIDRAIALSQIPGVIITTFGDMLKIPGSRSSLQESKASGADVRMVYSTMDAVKIASENTDKSIVFLGIGFETTAPTVAASVIQAKERGIDNYYVLSLNKLCPPVIRAILDSGEVRLNGLVCPGHVSAIIGSYPWEVIAREYRIPCVISGFEPVDILQCVSMLVDQIEQGEAKVEIAYRRGVRPEGNPEAIRLMEKVFEPAPARWRGMGELPASGLKLRKEYRQFDAELAFDIATEPAQEPVGCICGEILRGTKVPRDCPLFAGICTPEHPVGPCMVSSEGSCSAHYLYGGNLAG, from the coding sequence TTGAGATTCATTACCGAATTTCGTAGCAGCAAGTTGGCCTCAGGGCTGCTTTCACAGATACGGCTTCGGTCACGGATCCCGGCCCGTCTTATGGAGTTCTGTGGCGGCCATACGGTGGCCATTTTTAAGCATGGCATTCGTCAAATGCTTCCGTCTACCCTGGAGATGGTCTCCGGTCCCGGCTGTCCTGTCTGTGTAACTGCTAATGCTGATATAGACAGGGCGATTGCCCTATCGCAGATTCCCGGTGTAATCATTACTACCTTCGGTGATATGCTGAAGATCCCGGGAAGCCGTTCCAGTTTACAGGAATCTAAAGCCAGTGGCGCTGATGTCCGTATGGTCTATTCCACCATGGATGCCGTTAAGATAGCCAGTGAGAATACCGACAAATCCATCGTATTCCTCGGTATCGGTTTTGAGACTACCGCCCCGACTGTCGCTGCCTCTGTTATCCAGGCTAAGGAAAGGGGGATAGATAACTATTATGTCCTTTCTTTAAATAAGCTCTGTCCTCCCGTAATCCGTGCCATCCTTGATTCCGGTGAGGTCAGGTTAAACGGGCTCGTCTGTCCGGGACATGTAAGCGCCATTATCGGCTCTTATCCCTGGGAGGTTATCGCCCGGGAATACCGTATCCCATGTGTTATCTCCGGCTTCGAGCCGGTAGATATACTGCAGTGCGTCAGCATGCTGGTAGACCAGATCGAACAGGGAGAGGCTAAGGTTGAGATCGCTTACCGGCGGGGGGTTCGCCCGGAGGGAAATCCGGAGGCCATCAGACTGATGGAAAAAGTGTTCGAGCCAGCTCCGGCACGGTGGCGGGGAATGGGGGAGCTTCCTGCAAGCGGCTTGAAGTTAAGGAAAGAGTACCGGCAATTCGATGCTGAACTGGCTTTTGATATTGCTACCGAGCCTGCCCAAGAACCCGTGGGCTGTATCTGCGGTGAGATTCTGAGGGGGACCAAAGTCCCCCGGGACTGTCCCCTCTTTGCCGGTATCTGTACGCCGGAGCACCCGGTTGGGCCGTGTATGGTCTCATCAGAGGGTAGTTGCTCCGCCCATTACCTTTATGGAGGAAATCTTGCCGGATAG
- a CDS encoding HypC/HybG/HupF family hydrogenase formation chaperone produces MCLAIPALIKSVDGMEAEAEIGGISRRISLQLTPEARVGDYAIVHTGYAISIMDQKEAEETLRILDEMAHLVEESG; encoded by the coding sequence ATGTGTTTAGCGATACCGGCACTTATTAAATCTGTTGATGGTATGGAAGCCGAGGCGGAAATAGGCGGGATAAGCCGTCGCATCAGCTTGCAGTTGACTCCGGAAGCCAGGGTGGGTGATTATGCTATAGTCCACACCGGTTATGCTATCAGCATTATGGATCAGAAAGAGGCTGAGGAGACTCTAAGGATTTTGGATGAGATGGCCCATCTTGTCGAGGAGTCGGGTTGA